In the Arachis ipaensis cultivar K30076 chromosome B04, Araip1.1, whole genome shotgun sequence genome, TCTTTTGCTGGAATCAGTGAGTGGGTTCCATATGATAAAAAACTGTGGTTCGCAGTGTAAGAGTACGAACCCTCTGCAGGAACCAACAAGACAGAAATCATCAAAAGGTAGCTTCTTCTTGAAAGGGAGAGAGATGGCTATTACATCAACGCCATCATTATCATCTTGAAGCAGTGCGTCGAGGTCAACGGAGGAAGCGTGAGAATTGTTTTGGAGGAAGAGGCATCCATGGGAGGGTGCGAGAGAGTGATCAAGATGGGATTTTGCAAAATTGGGATCGGAAATGAGAGTGTTCCATAGCTTGGAAACGCACCTGACGCACACAAGGTGTTTGATGGGAACCCTCAGTAAGATTGCTCCTATCAGCTCCGGAAGAAGGAGATCGTTGatgctcttgagcttcttcttctccatgCTCGATTGCTTCATTGCTATTGGTCCCGATATTAGGGTTTTTGGCGAGGAAGAAGATTCATATGCACATTTCTTCAATCCGTTTAAAAAGACGAGCATTTTCCCACGTTTTTTCCCCTCAGTTCCTAGAAATAATGTAACTTTGGAAACcgttatttttaaaaaatgggGAAGCAATTGATTTGCTTTTTTTCCGGTTAATGTTAATTTGGTCAAAGGTTttaacttttaagttttaaccaaTGAAAATCGTTTCAATAAGCAACAAATCTTAATTCAAGGATAAACTTGATTTTCAATATGTGATTTGATATTTCAAAATAATAGATTAATAgagttttagtattttttaatggAAAACTCTAGAgggcagcaactttgttaaattttgacCAGTATATAACCAGCAAAAAAAATgagccattagatgaaatctcacaccaatctcacaccattaaaatcatcattgatgactatttgatgactacaaatcacaaaagttgctggcccctaacattcttcttctttaattataGAAAAGAAATGTCTATCCACAGAGTTTTAGGACTCCATAATCAAAAAGAGAAAgattctaaatttttatttaaaagattatattactttttaaaattaaaatttagctACGCCGTCGCCTCTGTTCCTTCCTGGCTTCGAACCGTTCTCCATAAATTCGGGGTTGATATCCAAAAATTTGGGTTAACGCCGGAATCGGAATCTCTGCCTCAGGTTGGCATTGCGGAAGGGCGTCAGCGCCGTAGCAAGTGGCGGAGGCGCGACAGCAATAAGATGATGATGTTTACCGAGTGGGTtagagaggagagggagagtcgaaagtaattttttttaataaaacaaaaaaaaattaaaatagatccagagtttttattttgatattttttaaatttaaatcacaCCGAATTTTAAAATTCCAAATATTATAGGAGTATTGTAAGTAACAGCCATTCAATCAAAATTCATTAGTAGTTATAAGTTATAACTTACAACTTAGAGCAATCTAAAtaggatatttttttaatattatttttaatttttaccatttgaaattaaaatttatattagatataatttttaaaataatactaataatatcatattatttaaaaaaaaacactaaTACAATGCAATTATTTACATATTCATTAAACTTATTAAATAAACATTGTAATgttattaataaatttaaatgAAATTAACTATTAGAATAACAAATTTTTTACTGAGTgttaaatcaaattttataatatatgatCTCACAAATATTTATGTAACATATTATAAATGTGACATATTAtattataaaacttaaaataaaattaaactaaagcGACACATTAAAAATGTTCTTATGAGATAGTAATTTTAAGGATCTtttatgtaaattaaataaatgtatAAATTATGAAAATAGATAAAATGTGAAGTATTTTTTAAAATGCGTAATCTTACACATTTTGGATGTCGAAAGATAAGTAAAAAATTGAACATATTTCGGCGTTTGACACCCTATGCGAGTGATGCCGAGATATATCTTGGATGCATCTAGGATATGTGTTATTATCGAGATTGGAGACTGAGCACCTGAGATATGTGGCAACTGAAAAAGGGATCTCAGTATCTGAGATATATACAATTTGTCTAATTTGGGTCTCAACATCCGATATATACTCAGACGTATATATAAGGTCATAGCAGCCTAGATTGCTGtgtatttgaataatttttaagaattttgtTAGTTTCTAAACGCTTAAATTCGAGTTCCTTAAGTAAATATGGCCTCCGAAAATATGTTCACGAGAGAGACATCAATAGACTGAATGCTACTTGGCATGTGGCTGGAGATTTAGATTTTAAGATTAgtaattttttcttgttttattttttagtgaATAATTAATTTAGATGTTTAGGTTTTagtaacttagttaatgtgataGGACTTTGTAACTAGACAAAGTTAgacaatttatatatatttagttgGGTATAATATGGTTTGATATTTTGTATAATTGATTGTAACTAATTGTAACTTaagtgaaataaataaaataggtaACTAATTGTAActtaagttaaataaataaagtagGTATGTAACTATTAATTAATAGTGAAATTAATAGGCAATTAATTGAAGTCATATCCAAAAGTGACACTTAGGTTAGAATAGTGCAACATGAATAatgatttaattttttacatattGTTTGATAGTACTGTCTTTAGTAAGTGCTATGAATATTAGCAATACAAATTATATTCGCACTGTATCTGTTGTATTTATTATCGATATTTATCTACTTGGTTTACAATTTGAGAAAGTATAGGAAAACAATGAGTGAGGTAAACAATTCNNNNNNNNNNNNNNNNNNNNNNNNNNNNNNNNNNNNNNNNNNNNNNNNNNNNNNNNNNNNNNNNNNNNNNNNNNNNNNNNNNNNNNNNNNNNNNNNNNNNNNNNNNNNNNNNNNNNNNNNNNNNNNNNNNNNNNNNNNNNNNNNNNNNNNNNNNNNNNNNNNNNNNNNNNNNNNNNNNNNNNNNNNNNNNNNNNNNNNNNNTTAAAAAATAAGGATTAAACCAAATCAGTTACGCCCACTGTCACGCTAACCTTCCTCCTCTATTTGCAAACTTCGATCTGTAGAGTAACCCAGCCGTTGCTTCATTTTTTTGATCTCCGATTAGACGCTGCCCAGACTCCAGCCGCCACTGCCCAAACTTTCTGCGAATGTCCGATTGCACTGTACAAGCCCCGAACAACCTCCTTTTCGCTGCCCAACCGCCACCGGCCGTGCAGCCTCTCCCTCGACCCACTGCCGCCCATCCTTCAGCCGACAACGTCATACCTCTCCGCAAACGCGCGATTaacctcaccccagcatctttacatagcagagagattaagtTTGGGtaagccagtttggcttcagtggagttcttgtttgcaattatgtaaatctcacaagaaatcagatgataaatctccacttcttttcccagcataatgcaatgaattatcactgctctcttgacagtgacctcagaacggttgctagtgagcaatatagaacgccca is a window encoding:
- the LOC107638183 gene encoding F-box protein CPR30-like, with protein sequence MLVFLNGLKKCAYESSSSPKTLISGPIAMKQSSMEKKKLKSINDLLLPELIGAILLRVPIKHLVCVRCVSKLWNTLISDPNFAKSHLDHSLAPSHGCLFLQNNSHASSVDLDALLQDDNDGVDVIAISLPFKKKLPFDDFCLVGSCRGFVLLHCEPQFFIIWNPLTDSSKRVSYSHMVNAATSYEHFSVRGEALLYGFGYDASQDDYVIVVAYKGKDGENHFDLFCLKSNSWVNLDAALPKLPERG